In Roseofilum casamattae BLCC-M143, a single genomic region encodes these proteins:
- a CDS encoding AAA family ATPase has translation MILDLGRFYQACNPSTPLDLGDPNNRPYYIDFSTVRGGKIVRTLGRTITTLSPDRPTCQLFTGHIGCGKSTELLRLKALLEEQNFEVVYFESSEDLDMGDMDITDILLAIARQVSEQLQRASVNLQPRRFQSLLHDAVEFLQTPIDFSAQASVPGVGEFSASSSGEVGFSLPLGIASLTAKTRESPKLRHRLRNFLEPRTAGILEAINQELLDVANQQLKGQGKKGLVVIVDNLDRVHNQAGPAGRLLPEYLFIDRGQQLRQLNCHLVYTIPLSLIFSSECETLKNRLGGGITPKVLPMVPVKTRTGETFPLGMKLLRQMVLTRAFPQSSTEEQEEKIIQLFQTPDLLDRLCQVSGGHMRNLLGMLFSCLQQEDPPFSRDILEAVIRDRRDYLTTSIKDEEWELLYQVVTQQSVQGELEYLTLLRSMFVFEYRDSQGSWFALNPALREHQKFKQWLAQKAVRTPTPS, from the coding sequence ATGATTTTAGATTTAGGGCGCTTTTATCAGGCTTGCAATCCATCCACCCCTTTAGACCTCGGCGATCCCAACAACCGCCCCTATTATATCGACTTTTCTACAGTGCGTGGCGGGAAGATTGTCAGGACTTTGGGACGAACCATCACTACATTATCTCCCGATCGCCCCACTTGCCAACTGTTTACCGGTCATATTGGTTGCGGTAAATCAACAGAGCTGTTGCGTCTAAAAGCATTACTCGAAGAACAAAACTTTGAAGTGGTCTACTTTGAATCGTCAGAAGACCTAGATATGGGCGATATGGACATTACCGATATCTTACTGGCGATCGCCCGGCAAGTGAGCGAACAACTGCAACGTGCCTCGGTTAATTTGCAACCGCGCCGGTTTCAGAGTCTATTACACGATGCCGTTGAATTTCTGCAAACTCCCATTGATTTTAGCGCTCAAGCATCCGTACCCGGTGTTGGTGAATTTAGTGCCAGCAGTAGCGGCGAGGTCGGGTTTTCACTACCTTTAGGTATTGCCAGCCTCACCGCCAAAACCAGAGAAAGCCCGAAACTGCGACACCGGTTGCGCAACTTCCTAGAACCGCGCACGGCTGGTATCCTGGAAGCGATTAACCAAGAACTACTCGACGTAGCTAACCAACAGCTCAAGGGTCAGGGGAAAAAGGGGTTAGTCGTCATTGTCGATAACCTAGACCGAGTCCACAACCAAGCCGGGCCCGCCGGACGACTGTTACCGGAATATTTATTTATCGACCGAGGGCAACAACTGAGGCAACTCAACTGTCATTTAGTCTATACCATTCCCCTATCGTTGATTTTCTCGAGCGAGTGCGAAACGCTGAAAAACCGTCTGGGAGGAGGAATTACGCCGAAAGTACTTCCCATGGTTCCAGTGAAAACGCGGACGGGGGAAACCTTTCCTCTAGGCATGAAACTGCTGCGGCAGATGGTATTAACTCGTGCGTTTCCCCAGAGCAGCACCGAAGAGCAGGAAGAGAAAATTATCCAACTCTTCCAAACTCCGGACTTATTAGACCGTCTTTGCCAAGTCAGCGGCGGTCATATGCGCAATTTGTTAGGAATGCTGTTTAGTTGCTTGCAACAAGAAGATCCTCCTTTTTCCAGGGATATACTAGAGGCAGTCATTCGAGACCGTCGAGATTATTTGACAACTTCGATTAAAGACGAAGAATGGGAACTATTATACCAAGTGGTTACCCAGCAAAGCGTACAAGGAGAGCTGGAATATTTAACTCTCTTGCGTAGTATGTTTGTTTTTGAGTATCGAGATTCACAAGGATCTTGGTTTGCTCTTAATCCTGCGCTTCGAGAACATCAAAAGTTCAAGCAATGGCTAGCACAGAAAGCAGTTCGGACTCCAACACCTTCATAG